GGTCAACTCGTCAACTCCCAACCACCTAACGTGTTCGTGGCGTGTACTCAATTGACCCGATAAAATGTCATAATTCTTTACAATGCGCAATTTAAGTCCAATAGAATTTACACAACACCATGTTTAAAGATAAAGATTCAGATCCGTTTAAACTCTTAACAGAAGGAAATATGTTGCAAGCATAACTTGATGTCATCTGCGCACATGAGGGCCCGCGACTTCGTCAAAACTAGGGGGATCTCTTAATAGAcctctaaataaataatgttaaatgtgGGCCACCTTGACTCCCTCGTGGGACGCCTGAATTAACTTCTATCATTTTAGAGATAGAGCTTATTTAGAATAATAAGTCTGACGTTTtgctttgtaaaaaaatacatatctaatgcataaaatgaaaaccaatATTTACTGCATCAATTGAATGAACACCTAAAGGGGAAACCCTTTCTGTTTCCCATTGAAACTTTTTTGATAAGCTTACTTGGCTATAAACGTTGCGATAAGCTATTCAACGAAAATACTAGTGCTTATCTGTCGAGAACTGAAAGGTTCGAAAACCCAAGAGAATTGCCATATAAAAGAGCTCACTAATTCCCAACCGAGTTTAGTTTTTAACGAAAAGTCGACTAGAAAAGTGGTATTACTTTGTAAATTGTGAAGAAAAAGAATATAACCAAAGATGAATGCAAAAGCTTTAATAGTCACTTTGTTCGTCGCCTTTGTCTGTGTGAAAATTGGTGAGTCATAAGGCTAGAAATATggatttaaacttaaactgaTGATCTTTAACATTGAATAGCTGATTCCCTGGTGTGCTACACCTGCGTAACGCCAAAGGACTGCAAGAGTCCCAAGAAAGTGACTTGTAGCAATGCGGCTGCCAACGAGACTAGTGACCAGTTGGATGTCTATCACACGGGAGTTAGGAAGCTAACCAGCAGCCGATTCGACTGTATGGCTCTTCAGTACAAATGGAGTGAGTAGTTTggattaaaaaagaaaatatagatACATAACTAATATATCTTTCTCCCTCCAGATAACGAAGTGATCCATCAGCTCCATGGCTGCATTCACCCAAATGTTGGAGCCTGTAGTTTGAGCTTGAAGCCGGCTTATGGCCATTATAACAAGACCAAGTGTGTAACCTGTTCCGGCGACAAGTGCAACAAGAATCCGGCGGGGAAAATGAGCAGCAGCACGATCACAATTGCGGCTAGCGTTTTGGGTCTCTTGCTGTTCAAGATTTATGCCTAGAGCACGACTATTAATATAGATGAGTTAAAAGCACCGAGCAAAATTTCGTAATAAGctattttttcaatatctcCTCTTATTGTTTTTTGGCTTATCAGCATTGATTAGATTGGCTTCTTGGACTTTCCAACCGTGCACGTTTTCTTAATATTTCACAAGGGTTTAATCAGCAggtgattaaaatttatgattaTAATTGTGTAGTTTTTGCTCAGTTCCAGGTAAACAACTTTGATTGTTCAGTATAAAAAACGTTGATAAACCAATTGGTTTTAGGAATGCAACTGGAGTGTTAAGCACTTGAGTCATACCCCACGGTTAGTGCTTAGTTATTGAATAACAATGCATTTTAAGAATGCATTTATGTTAGATGCGATAGTGGAGGGACAACCAGAAGTGGTCTCCCCAACTAATTTATTGCCTATCCATTTCGATACCCAAACGGACTTAAGTTAGcgttcttaaataaaaaaattttaattattttaagaatttattcgGAGATGTTTGAACCTCGTTATtaagattttgattttttcgtaacaatataaaaaaagatcatttttgaaagaaacattttgtataatggatttttaaacttttttttttaccaccaatttaactttttttaagaatatactGCTCTTTATTACCCAAACGACTGAAATCAGAGTCATGCTATAATAAATTTCAAGTGAGAGAACTTTTTATGATTATCGTTTACTATTTGGCTAAAACGTTGCCATTTCTTCGAAATTAGTCCACTTAACTGGTTTGAGCAGATGTTATTTCTAATTctgttaaaaaattgtacttcTTCTTTcgttaatttaaatgattcctgtttttttttgccaatatGAAATGcgttaatttaaatgattcctgtttttttttgccaatttaaaaTGGTCAGCCCTGGCCCTCCCTCTTCATAAAAATTCTCTTTGCTACACTAGCCATGTAGGGAACTTTCGAAATGCAGGCTGTCAGTTAAATTGGCTAACTATCCCACAGAAAGCGGAGTTGAAATGAGTAGAGAAACATGAATAAATCTTTAATAGTGTTGCCTGGCTGGCTGCCTGGCTAAAAGGCAGGCCTAACATGTTTGCATGCCGAACATTATCCTTTGGGTCATTCGATGGTTGTTGTGGCTCGTCGGTTTGTTGGAGCTGCAGTCAGGCatttaattgattgattgTTGCTCGTCTATGTCTGCATCGATTTGGCCGTGTTCACACCGCCCTCTAACCCGCTGCCAAAACCCCCGTACAGACTCCCCCGTTCGGATGTTTCATAACCAGAACGGAAAGGGTTCCGAAGCATCCTGCACCGTTATCAAATCGACTTCCTGGCTATGTGTGGCCCACGTTGGTCCTGTTGCCAATTAGTGTTGGTGCGTCATCTGTGTACGCTGTGTATGCaatgtgtgtgggtgtgggtgtgggtgtccgccatcaattaatttttgtattgttgttacTTTGTTTTTTGGATGGTTTTTTGCTGCACTCGGTGGGTCACGTAAGGGGAATCCCAATCCCCCTGTTGACTGATTGGTTTCTTTTCAATTCAATTGTTTCATGTGTGCGTGGAATGGGAATGGATGTGTTTGCTAAACAAAGTTATGGTTATGGCATTGACATCAGGAGCGAGGTGTATGACCAGAACGGAGGATTTCAGCTGGAGCAGCAGACGAGCCTATAGGTTTTCCCTTCTCATACTGCTACTGCGCGTAATGAGCCTAATTTAAGCATTAAACCGACCTGGTTATCAATAAATACTTTTCGATGATCCCAGGACACGATTTGGAGTATTCTTCAAAACACGATTTCTTAAAATTCTATCATTCCCTAAGAACCAATAAACGGCCCGAATTGACAGAGTTTCTGGTGAAGTTTGATCatggaaatttgaaa
This genomic stretch from Drosophila gunungcola strain Sukarami unplaced genomic scaffold, Dgunungcola_SK_2 000001F, whole genome shotgun sequence harbors:
- the LOC128261225 gene encoding uncharacterized protein LOC128261225 — protein: MNAKALIVTLFVAFVCVKIADSLVCYTCVTPKDCKSPKKVTCSNAAANETSDQLDVYHTGVRKLTSSRFDCMALQYKWNNEVIHQLHGCIHPNVGACSLSLKPAYGHYNKTKCVTCSGDKCNKNPAGKMSSSTITIAASVLGLLLFKIYA